The following proteins come from a genomic window of Methanocella conradii HZ254:
- a CDS encoding DUF4198 domain-containing protein: protein MDRMVLMVRGHEIWLEASKVKGKNVELELFYGHNMAVDGCPDPKNITPTIYDPAKKKFALKITPKKDSHSLKFKADKDGYYTAVADMSPETYSNTKKEGFKAGPKSMYKDVVYAGAWHQMAKTIFSVGSNGKYVAEPVHGILDIVPKDARAKVGKELELTVYYEGKKLPGVEVKAVSKKEGKEMAIVVTDNEGVAKVPIKAEGPWMFLARHRDPSKGVPDQYDEAVFVTTLTLEASKN from the coding sequence ATGGACAGGATGGTCTTGATGGTCAGAGGCCACGAGATTTGGCTCGAGGCCTCGAAGGTGAAAGGCAAAAACGTTGAGCTTGAGCTATTCTACGGCCATAACATGGCAGTTGACGGGTGTCCAGACCCTAAAAACATCACTCCGACAATATACGACCCGGCCAAAAAGAAGTTCGCCCTGAAGATAACCCCTAAGAAGGACTCCCACTCCCTCAAGTTCAAGGCGGACAAGGATGGGTACTATACGGCGGTCGCGGACATGTCTCCTGAAACTTATTCGAATACGAAGAAGGAGGGCTTCAAGGCGGGGCCGAAAAGCATGTACAAGGACGTCGTGTATGCGGGCGCATGGCACCAGATGGCCAAAACCATATTTAGCGTGGGCTCGAACGGAAAGTACGTGGCAGAGCCAGTGCATGGCATACTGGACATAGTGCCAAAGGATGCCAGGGCGAAGGTCGGAAAGGAACTGGAGCTTACCGTATACTATGAGGGCAAAAAGCTTCCGGGAGTCGAAGTGAAGGCGGTATCCAAGAAGGAAGGCAAAGAAATGGCCATAGTAGTGACCGATAATGAGGGCGTGGCTAAGGTCCCGATCAAGGCCGAAGGCCCCTGGATGTTCCTCGCAAGGCACAGGGACCCTTCGAAAGGCGTGCCCGACCAGTACGATGAAGCGGTGTTCGTCACGACGCTAACGCTAGAAGCCTCTAAGAATTAG
- a CDS encoding class I SAM-dependent methyltransferase, giving the protein MPLPDAQVKEAIARKWDESSQTYDDHAGHGIKSDEEHEAWKSVFKKAIPAGAVEIIDVGCGTGEISLLLAEMGFKVTGIDLSDKMLEKARSKAAARGMEIRYGKGDAESLPVDS; this is encoded by the coding sequence ATGCCATTACCGGATGCTCAGGTAAAAGAAGCCATAGCCCGCAAGTGGGATGAATCGTCCCAGACCTACGATGACCATGCGGGCCACGGGATTAAAAGCGATGAGGAGCACGAAGCATGGAAGAGCGTCTTCAAAAAGGCCATACCCGCAGGTGCTGTAGAGATAATTGACGTAGGCTGCGGCACAGGCGAAATAAGCCTTCTGCTCGCGGAGATGGGGTTCAAGGTAACGGGCATCGACCTTTCCGATAAGATGCTCGAGAAGGCCAGGTCAAAGGCCGCAGCACGTGGCATGGAAATCCGCTATGGGAAAGGCGACGCCGAAAGCCTGCCAGTCGATTCCTGA
- a CDS encoding transglutaminase-like domain-containing protein, with protein sequence MTAVILLSGCTDYIKQVQDFFTENSDPVLRRAEPYIKPIDVENATLRAMAASIVKGGPTGDKDYQVNAIYRYIVEHYSYYSDPRSREYIQPPYETIAIGGGDCEDLSILTCSLLENLGIRTYLVLTDNHAYCLASGVDEGKLRRYAEQSLLSQVAADYNAREGGSAMKAEDGKLFTLREDNTQAAIKGGYVWYYGGNGSKLSDPIISMDWRYEIESSSPITVYVVPSKQDYEAICKGQPFNFYPGTDAKNVVSLRDSCEGMSTNGGLVIENDGNNDAIVKVSIKKYNYYRTDGIFKDMNMTFYTINNQTCVVLDTTAGKYGYPGLAQKSQTGERIAIDPVTRQYYYLG encoded by the coding sequence TTGACGGCGGTCATCTTACTATCAGGATGCACAGATTATATAAAACAGGTACAGGATTTTTTTACCGAGAATAGCGACCCAGTGCTGAGAAGGGCGGAGCCTTATATAAAGCCGATAGACGTGGAGAACGCCACCCTCAGGGCCATGGCGGCGTCGATCGTAAAAGGAGGCCCCACAGGAGACAAGGATTACCAGGTCAACGCAATATATCGTTACATAGTCGAGCATTATTCATATTATAGCGACCCACGGAGCCGGGAGTACATACAGCCGCCATACGAGACCATCGCCATAGGCGGCGGCGATTGCGAGGATTTAAGCATATTGACGTGCTCACTCCTGGAAAATCTGGGCATCAGGACTTATCTTGTGCTCACGGATAACCATGCGTACTGTCTGGCCAGCGGCGTGGATGAGGGAAAGCTGAGGAGATACGCCGAGCAATCCCTCCTTAGCCAGGTGGCGGCGGATTATAATGCTAGAGAGGGCGGCAGCGCCATGAAAGCTGAGGATGGGAAATTGTTCACCTTAAGGGAGGATAATACGCAGGCGGCCATTAAGGGCGGCTATGTATGGTATTATGGCGGCAATGGCTCGAAGCTCAGCGATCCTATCATTTCCATGGACTGGCGCTATGAGATTGAGTCATCTTCCCCCATCACCGTATACGTCGTGCCCTCCAAGCAGGATTATGAGGCCATATGTAAGGGCCAGCCATTCAACTTCTACCCTGGGACGGATGCTAAGAACGTGGTCAGCCTCAGGGACTCATGTGAGGGCATGAGCACAAACGGCGGCCTCGTAATCGAAAACGATGGCAATAATGACGCCATAGTTAAAGTTAGCATTAAAAAATATAATTATTACAGAACGGACGGCATCTTTAAGGATATGAACATGACCTTTTACACTATAAATAACCAGACTTGCGTTGTGCTGGACACGACGGCGGGAAAATACGGGTACCCAGGGCTTGCCCAAAAGAGCCAGACCGGGGAGCGCATAGCTATAGACCCGGTCACCAGGCAATACTATTACCTCGGCTAG
- the thrC gene encoding threonine synthase, whose translation MYHLECIKCGAKYGPDKVIYTCSKCGGLLDVVYDYSEIRLSREDLKGPLSVWKYKALLPVSREPVTLKEGGTPIYHLRSIGKEVGLREAYAKHEGMNPSGSFKDRGMTVGVTKALELGMKSVACASTGNTSASLAVYGARAGIPVIVLLPSGKVALGKVAQALMHGAKVISIKGNFDDALRLVRELCVENGIYLLNSINPYRLEGQKTIGFEIVDYFGWEVPDRIILPVGNAGNITAIFKGLSEMKRLGIIDRVPKMTGIQAEGSAPIAKAIKSGAASIAVEEHPETVATAIRIGDPVNAVKALNAIRASGGTAETVTDEEILAAQKMLATKEGIGVEPASAASVAGLIKLRRMGVIEKDEHVVCVVTGHLLKDPETVIKNCDKPIEVEATKEAIEKALGMKPSIASY comes from the coding sequence ATGTATCATCTGGAGTGCATAAAGTGCGGCGCTAAGTATGGTCCCGATAAGGTCATCTATACATGTAGTAAGTGTGGTGGTTTACTGGATGTGGTTTATGATTATTCTGAGATCAGGCTGTCCAGGGAGGATTTGAAGGGGCCTTTATCCGTCTGGAAGTATAAGGCTTTGCTGCCTGTGAGCAGGGAGCCTGTGACGCTAAAGGAGGGCGGCACTCCAATATACCACTTGAGGAGCATTGGAAAGGAGGTGGGCCTGAGGGAGGCGTATGCGAAGCACGAGGGCATGAACCCTTCGGGCTCTTTTAAGGATAGGGGCATGACCGTGGGCGTTACGAAGGCGCTCGAGCTCGGGATGAAGAGCGTCGCGTGCGCTTCTACTGGCAATACTTCGGCTTCCCTGGCTGTCTATGGCGCACGTGCAGGGATTCCAGTAATAGTATTGTTGCCCTCTGGTAAAGTGGCGCTTGGCAAGGTTGCCCAGGCGTTGATGCATGGCGCTAAGGTGATAAGCATCAAGGGCAATTTTGACGATGCGCTGCGCCTTGTGAGGGAGTTGTGCGTCGAGAACGGCATCTACCTTTTGAATTCAATTAACCCGTATAGGCTGGAAGGCCAGAAGACAATAGGCTTTGAGATCGTGGACTACTTCGGATGGGAGGTGCCGGACCGGATAATATTGCCGGTCGGCAATGCCGGTAACATTACGGCTATTTTTAAGGGCCTGAGCGAGATGAAGAGGCTGGGCATAATCGACCGTGTGCCGAAGATGACTGGCATCCAGGCGGAGGGGAGCGCGCCCATCGCTAAGGCGATAAAGTCCGGGGCGGCCAGCATAGCTGTTGAGGAGCACCCCGAGACGGTTGCCACGGCGATAAGGATAGGGGACCCAGTGAATGCCGTCAAGGCCTTGAATGCTATCCGTGCGTCTGGCGGCACCGCGGAGACCGTGACTGATGAAGAAATCCTGGCAGCCCAGAAGATGCTCGCCACGAAAGAGGGCATAGGAGTTGAGCCCGCATCCGCGGCCTCGGTCGCGGGACTTATCAAGCTCCGCAGGATGGGCGTTATCGAAAAAGACGAGCACGTCGTCTGCGTTGTTACTGGCCACCTGCTAAAAGACCCCGAAACTGTCATCAAGAATTGCGATAAGCCCATAGAGGTAGAGGCAACCAAAGAGGCCATTGAAAAGGCATTGGGCATGAAGCCATCTATTGCCAGTTATTAG
- a CDS encoding ABC transporter substrate-binding protein — MDKRSGIIGLVVLVIAAVMILSGCASPTTVTPTPTTKPFTLVEMTGADPPSLDPGLEYDTACYSLTQNVYETLVWYEGKDVTKPVGLLATGWESNDNYTVWTFYLRDNVKFHDGTKFNASAVKYTFDRGVLMNNPNGPWVGAGITSLLKGGDEWMASNGTEADVQAYLANEAVKVINETTVQFTLSRSYPDWYHILAFPATAIVSPTAEMTNMPYTPNNYSDTYYKEHMCGTGPFKFVSWAHEDKLVFERNNDYWRAPAKAERVVVRNVPDVNSRRLAFERGECDFSQENIRNLPVFNNSSKVVIDIQNDTLMISFIGLNMARWPFNDTRMRQAFVESFDYQTYRNEVAYGYGALPHGVVPKGLGGYNESIPTSQYNPEHAKQLMKEVLDEKGYTASNPLTVTIAYNEDNAGRAAGAVMLADTINKYGLPIKVETQPLKWATFLDKQKKGDLDIFWLGWQADFPTADNFLGPFAVSDMFFAKQVGYKNETIDKLYDEYFLAKTQDERNRICYEIQMGLLNDNPYIVYLQPASMYVMNKDLKGYQWNVMLSGFYWYPMYKE; from the coding sequence ATGGATAAGAGATCTGGGATTATCGGGCTCGTGGTACTCGTTATCGCGGCCGTGATGATTTTATCAGGCTGTGCTTCACCGACTACCGTGACCCCGACTCCAACTACTAAGCCGTTTACGCTTGTGGAAATGACAGGTGCAGACCCACCATCATTGGACCCGGGCCTGGAATATGACACTGCATGCTATAGCTTAACGCAGAACGTTTACGAAACGCTTGTCTGGTATGAAGGTAAAGATGTCACCAAGCCGGTAGGGTTACTGGCTACAGGATGGGAATCGAATGATAACTATACTGTTTGGACTTTCTATCTCAGGGATAACGTTAAGTTCCATGATGGTACTAAGTTTAACGCTTCTGCAGTCAAGTATACCTTTGACCGCGGCGTGCTCATGAATAATCCAAACGGCCCGTGGGTAGGGGCCGGCATAACGTCGCTGCTTAAGGGTGGCGACGAGTGGATGGCATCAAACGGTACTGAGGCCGATGTACAGGCATACCTCGCTAATGAGGCGGTAAAGGTCATTAATGAGACAACGGTACAGTTTACGTTGAGCAGGTCGTACCCCGATTGGTACCACATCCTCGCGTTCCCTGCAACTGCGATAGTCAGCCCGACGGCCGAGATGACAAACATGCCATACACTCCCAACAATTATTCTGACACCTACTATAAGGAACACATGTGTGGCACCGGCCCGTTCAAGTTCGTATCATGGGCTCATGAGGATAAGCTGGTCTTCGAGAGAAATAATGACTACTGGAGAGCACCGGCCAAGGCCGAGCGCGTCGTTGTCAGGAATGTACCCGATGTGAACTCCAGGCGGCTGGCCTTCGAGAGAGGCGAGTGCGACTTCTCACAGGAGAATATAAGGAATCTGCCAGTATTCAATAACTCGTCCAAAGTCGTAATTGACATCCAGAATGACACCCTGATGATAAGCTTCATAGGCTTGAACATGGCTAGGTGGCCGTTTAATGACACGAGGATGAGGCAGGCTTTCGTCGAGTCCTTCGACTATCAGACCTATAGGAATGAGGTAGCCTATGGCTATGGCGCGTTACCGCACGGCGTAGTGCCCAAGGGCCTGGGAGGATATAATGAAAGCATACCCACGTCACAGTATAACCCGGAGCACGCAAAGCAGCTCATGAAGGAAGTCCTGGATGAGAAAGGGTATACCGCAAGCAATCCGCTCACCGTAACAATAGCCTATAATGAAGATAACGCTGGGCGTGCGGCAGGGGCTGTCATGCTGGCAGATACGATAAATAAGTATGGCCTCCCCATAAAGGTTGAAACACAGCCACTTAAATGGGCAACATTTCTAGATAAGCAAAAGAAAGGTGACCTTGATATATTCTGGTTGGGGTGGCAGGCGGACTTCCCAACGGCAGATAACTTCCTGGGGCCGTTCGCAGTTTCTGACATGTTCTTCGCCAAGCAGGTAGGCTACAAGAACGAGACCATCGATAAGCTCTACGATGAATACTTCCTCGCTAAGACCCAGGATGAGAGGAACAGGATCTGCTATGAGATACAGATGGGCTTATTGAATGACAACCCGTACATAGTGTATCTCCAGCCGGCTTCCATGTACGTCATGAACAAGGACCTTAAAGGCTATCAGTGGAACGTCATGCTGAGCGGATTCTACTGGTATCCGATGTACAAGGAATAA
- a CDS encoding ABC transporter permease translates to MRLRDYIIRRLLLLIPVLIGISFITFFLSHMIGDPAAAWLSEKTAGQENIVKEIRKAHHLDDPIIMQYYYYLVDLSKLDLGRTGRNEGGRPVAEALADYFPATLELAIIGMILALLIGIPLGILSAIFKDKIIDHIVRVFALIGVSMPIFWLGLILKYWLSFKLNLLPLDGRLPYTVMPPPTVTGMYTVDALLAGQWDTFFIALKHAILPSFCLALITMAIITRMMRSSMLETMTQDFIRTARAKGLSERVVIMKHALRNALTPTTTVAGLSFGGLLSGAVMTETIFAWPGIGRFSVNAIGSTDFASIMGFALLIVIVYVFSNLVVDILYVYLDPRVKYG, encoded by the coding sequence ATGAGGCTACGAGATTATATAATAAGGCGTCTATTGCTGCTTATCCCGGTATTAATTGGCATAAGTTTCATCACATTCTTCCTATCGCACATGATTGGCGACCCTGCTGCAGCCTGGCTCTCCGAAAAGACCGCTGGACAAGAAAATATAGTAAAGGAAATAAGAAAAGCCCATCACCTTGATGACCCTATAATAATGCAGTATTACTATTATCTGGTTGACCTTTCAAAGCTAGACCTAGGAAGGACCGGCCGCAATGAGGGCGGGCGGCCTGTGGCTGAGGCTTTGGCAGACTATTTCCCTGCCACGCTAGAATTGGCCATAATAGGCATGATACTTGCCCTGCTCATAGGCATTCCCCTGGGAATATTGTCCGCAATTTTTAAGGACAAAATCATCGACCATATCGTGCGGGTGTTTGCCCTTATAGGCGTGTCCATGCCGATTTTCTGGCTCGGCCTGATTTTAAAGTATTGGCTATCATTCAAGCTTAACCTATTACCCCTTGATGGGAGGCTTCCTTATACAGTAATGCCTCCGCCAACCGTTACGGGCATGTATACAGTCGATGCCCTTCTGGCCGGGCAATGGGATACGTTCTTTATAGCATTAAAGCACGCAATATTGCCATCGTTCTGCCTTGCCCTTATAACCATGGCCATTATTACGAGAATGATGCGCTCGAGCATGCTGGAGACCATGACGCAGGACTTCATAAGGACTGCGAGGGCAAAGGGCTTATCCGAGAGGGTAGTCATCATGAAGCATGCCCTGAGGAACGCGCTGACTCCGACGACGACCGTGGCAGGCCTATCATTTGGCGGGCTACTGAGCGGAGCCGTGATGACTGAGACCATATTCGCGTGGCCTGGCATAGGGCGCTTTTCGGTTAACGCCATCGGCTCAACGGATTTCGCATCTATTATGGGGTTCGCGCTCTTAATAGTCATAGTATACGTGTTCTCGAACCTCGTGGTAGATATACTGTATGTGTACCTCGATCCAAGGGTTAAGTACGGGTGA
- a CDS encoding ABC transporter permease, whose amino-acid sequence MAVGQSSVTVGKKRSFIEAWAEKNDSRIKEWKHSIRLFLKSPLAVIGLIIVTTFILMAIFAPYLAPYPNNWRDITKQCLPPSMEHILGTEIYGGDILSMIIWGSRTSLTLGFTIVFTVVIIGTIVGSIAGYFGGYIDELLMRITDIFLAFPSLVLAMVIVAAMGSGLQNVMIAIAVVSWPAYARLIRGQILSIKERNFIEAARAVGASDWRIITRHLIPNSFSPIIVQATMDLGGIIITAAALSFIGLGAGPGEAEWGRMITDGQSRLLSSPWISTFPGIAILLVCLGFNLLGDGLRDILDPRMRR is encoded by the coding sequence ATGGCAGTGGGTCAAAGTAGCGTAACTGTGGGTAAGAAGCGCTCGTTCATAGAGGCATGGGCTGAAAAGAACGATTCGAGGATAAAGGAGTGGAAACACTCTATAAGGCTATTTCTAAAGAGCCCGCTTGCAGTGATAGGCCTTATAATCGTCACCACATTCATATTAATGGCAATATTTGCGCCGTATCTTGCCCCTTACCCGAATAACTGGAGAGACATCACCAAGCAATGCCTGCCGCCCAGCATGGAGCACATCCTTGGCACTGAGATATATGGCGGCGATATACTTAGCATGATAATCTGGGGTAGCAGGACCTCCTTGACATTAGGCTTCACCATCGTGTTCACCGTCGTCATTATTGGAACGATAGTAGGCTCTATTGCAGGATACTTCGGCGGATATATCGATGAGCTATTGATGAGGATAACGGATATATTCCTGGCATTCCCATCCCTTGTGCTCGCTATGGTGATAGTAGCCGCCATGGGAAGCGGCCTGCAAAACGTGATGATAGCCATAGCGGTAGTATCATGGCCTGCATATGCCAGGCTTATCAGAGGCCAGATCCTTTCGATAAAAGAGCGTAACTTTATAGAGGCTGCCAGGGCCGTAGGGGCGAGCGATTGGCGCATAATTACGAGGCATCTCATACCGAACTCCTTTTCTCCAATCATAGTCCAGGCCACGATGGACCTGGGGGGCATCATCATCACCGCAGCAGCCCTGAGCTTCATCGGGCTGGGGGCGGGGCCAGGAGAAGCAGAGTGGGGTCGCATGATAACTGATGGCCAATCAAGGCTTCTGAGTTCTCCATGGATATCTACGTTTCCAGGTATTGCCATATTGCTTGTCTGCCTCGGGTTTAACCTCCTGGGCGATGGGCTTAGAGACATACTTGACCCGAGGATGAGGAGATAA
- a CDS encoding ABC transporter ATP-binding protein → MPEVLVSIRGLKTNFYTYAGVVKALDGIDLDIYKGETIGLVGETGCGKSVTALSIIRLIQWPPGRIDEGSIIFNGKDLLKLPEKEMRKIRGNKISMIFQEPMNSFNPVFTIGDQIAEVIMLHQKMDKKSAWKKAVEMLSFTSIPAPERVAKSYPHELSGGMLQRAMISMALACQPQLLIADEPTTALDVTIEAQILDLMKNLKSRTNASILMITHDLGIIAEMCDRVGVMYGGVIVELADVVAIFKKPLHPYTSGLINAIPSLSAEQKRRLETIPGNVPNLINPPTGCRFHPRCSKAMDICKKEKPGVYEVEDGHCVSCFLYAEEQKK, encoded by the coding sequence ATGCCCGAAGTTCTAGTTAGCATAAGAGGCCTTAAGACCAACTTCTATACGTATGCGGGCGTGGTCAAGGCGCTTGACGGAATAGACCTCGATATATATAAAGGCGAGACCATCGGCCTTGTCGGAGAGACGGGTTGTGGTAAGTCCGTTACGGCATTATCCATCATTCGCCTCATACAGTGGCCGCCCGGCCGCATAGATGAGGGTAGCATCATATTTAATGGAAAGGACCTTTTGAAGCTGCCTGAGAAAGAGATGCGTAAAATAAGGGGCAACAAGATATCCATGATTTTCCAGGAGCCGATGAACTCCTTCAACCCGGTATTTACCATAGGCGACCAGATAGCAGAGGTCATCATGCTCCACCAGAAGATGGATAAGAAGAGCGCATGGAAAAAAGCGGTAGAGATGCTATCCTTTACCAGCATACCTGCGCCAGAGAGGGTAGCGAAAAGCTATCCACATGAGCTTTCAGGCGGTATGCTTCAGCGCGCGATGATATCTATGGCACTTGCCTGTCAGCCTCAACTGCTCATTGCTGACGAGCCGACCACCGCGCTTGACGTGACTATCGAGGCTCAAATCCTGGACCTGATGAAAAACCTCAAATCCAGGACCAATGCCTCGATACTAATGATAACTCATGATTTGGGCATAATAGCGGAGATGTGCGACAGGGTGGGAGTAATGTATGGCGGCGTAATAGTGGAGCTCGCGGACGTGGTGGCGATATTCAAAAAGCCGCTCCACCCCTACACAAGTGGCCTCATAAACGCGATACCAAGCTTATCCGCCGAGCAAAAGCGCAGGCTTGAGACCATCCCCGGTAACGTGCCAAACCTGATTAACCCACCCACAGGTTGTAGATTTCACCCGCGGTGCAGTAAGGCTATGGACATATGTAAAAAGGAGAAGCCAGGCGTGTATGAGGTAGAAGATGGCCACTGTGTATCGTGTTTCCTTTATGCGGAGGAGCAGAAAAAATGA
- a CDS encoding ABC transporter ATP-binding protein: MTENLIEVKGLKKYFPIKGGILARTVEYVKAVDGVDISIKNGETLGLVGESGCGKTTVGRTILRLIDADDGKIIFDGKDITKLNRNEMRSIRPNMQIVFQDPNSSLDPRMLVRDIIGEPMIVNGMKKGDEMNRKIGRLLEAVGLNAIDMNRYPHEFSGGQRQRICIARALALNPKFIVLDEPTSALDVSVQSQILNMLEDLQKEYKLTYLFISHNLIVVKYLSDRVAVMYLGKVVEMARTDDLFENPLHPYTRALLSAIAVPDPAVKRQSRIILEGDVPTPINPPKGCRFHTRCRHKMDICEKVEPEFKDIGGEHFVACHLMDKHKGYG, from the coding sequence ATGACCGAGAACCTGATAGAGGTTAAAGGCCTTAAAAAATATTTCCCTATCAAAGGCGGCATACTGGCGAGAACTGTCGAGTACGTGAAAGCCGTGGACGGGGTTGACATCAGCATTAAAAATGGCGAGACGCTTGGCCTGGTAGGTGAGAGCGGGTGCGGCAAGACGACAGTGGGGCGAACGATATTAAGGCTGATAGATGCGGATGATGGTAAGATAATCTTCGATGGCAAGGATATAACGAAATTAAATAGAAATGAGATGCGTAGTATCCGCCCGAACATGCAGATAGTGTTTCAGGACCCTAATAGTTCGCTGGACCCAAGGATGCTCGTACGTGATATCATCGGCGAGCCGATGATCGTTAACGGCATGAAGAAGGGCGATGAGATGAACCGTAAGATTGGCAGGCTTCTGGAGGCCGTGGGCCTTAACGCCATCGACATGAACCGCTATCCTCACGAGTTTAGCGGTGGCCAGCGGCAGCGCATCTGCATAGCGAGGGCGCTTGCCCTGAACCCGAAGTTCATCGTCCTTGACGAGCCCACGTCGGCGCTAGACGTTTCCGTCCAGTCCCAGATCCTGAACATGCTGGAGGACCTGCAAAAAGAGTATAAGCTGACGTACCTTTTCATCTCGCATAACCTTATCGTGGTAAAGTACTTGAGCGACCGCGTTGCAGTGATGTATCTGGGCAAGGTGGTGGAGATGGCGAGGACTGATGACCTGTTCGAGAATCCATTGCACCCGTATACACGGGCTTTGCTGTCAGCCATAGCTGTTCCCGATCCAGCCGTTAAGCGTCAGAGTAGAATCATCCTTGAGGGCGACGTCCCTACACCCATTAACCCGCCTAAAGGCTGTCGCTTCCATACGAGGTGCAGGCATAAGATGGATATATGCGAAAAGGTCGAGCCCGAGTTTAAGGATATAGGCGGCGAGCACTTCGTGGCATGCCACCTCATGGATAAACACAAAGGATACGGCTAA